One genomic segment of Bdellovibrionales bacterium includes these proteins:
- a CDS encoding DUF1499 domain-containing protein, which yields MTQVLYAPVSAQFISHCLAGVTVTLFFSPINDITTDPISPPRYEYLSTEFPKLNWAYRPENRSIQKSKYPEIIPLSIENHLPPEVFAAVSQIANSQSDWVVVNINSSEKRLEATVTTLLLRFKDDLVIEIRPAPPGGSEVHMRSKSRVGRSDFGANSKRIRDFFSLIRKYFKI from the coding sequence ATGACTCAAGTTTTATATGCGCCTGTCTCAGCTCAATTTATTTCCCATTGTTTGGCGGGGGTCACAGTGACACTTTTCTTCTCACCTATCAACGACATCACCACCGATCCGATTTCTCCTCCTCGCTATGAATATCTATCAACTGAGTTTCCAAAATTGAACTGGGCCTATCGACCGGAAAACCGCTCGATCCAAAAATCCAAATATCCAGAAATAATACCTTTGAGCATTGAGAACCACTTGCCGCCAGAGGTCTTTGCGGCGGTTTCCCAAATTGCGAACTCTCAGAGTGATTGGGTCGTCGTAAATATCAATTCCAGCGAGAAACGACTGGAGGCAACTGTGACCACGCTTCTTTTGCGATTCAAGGATGACTTAGTAATAGAAATCAGACCAGCACCACCCGGTGGGTCTGAGGTTCACATGCGTTCTAAATCCCGCGTTGGGCGTTCAGATTTTGGAGCGAACTCTAAACGTATAAGGGATTTTTTTTCCTTGATTAGGAAGTATTTTAAGATCTAG
- a CDS encoding two pore domain potassium channel family protein gives MLHRHHKLMWNFSKSFVLSLGRPVFIYLSSLSITLQIGFAAIFYFIEVDENPGILTFFDSFYYTVTVMTGVGLGDIASVTTAGRAVSIFMMLTGTVIFVCFTGVLAASILQIESEHIRKNGPTPK, from the coding sequence ATGCTCCATAGACATCACAAGTTAATGTGGAATTTCAGCAAATCCTTTGTTCTGAGTTTGGGAAGGCCTGTCTTTATCTATCTGTCTAGTCTTTCGATAACACTTCAAATTGGCTTTGCGGCTATTTTTTATTTTATCGAAGTGGACGAGAATCCAGGCATTTTAACATTTTTTGATTCGTTCTATTATACGGTGACTGTCATGACGGGTGTGGGCTTGGGAGACATCGCTTCAGTAACAACCGCAGGCCGAGCTGTTTCTATATTTATGATGTTAACAGGAACAGTTATTTTCGTTTGCTTTACGGGGGTTCTTGCGGCCTCTATTTTGCAAATTGAATCCGAGCATATCCGCAAAAACGGTCCGACGCCGAAGTAA
- a CDS encoding response regulator yields the protein MARDNSGYGGNQPAAVINDTNMPKLNGVQLLERVKSARPDLPVIVLFSGLGGSTITADDIMARGAHLVLSKTDALVHVLQNLTDLLKIDS from the coding sequence ATGGCCAGAGACAATTCTGGATATGGTGGAAATCAGCCAGCGGCCGTTATCAATGATACGAATATGCCCAAGTTAAATGGGGTTCAATTGCTTGAACGCGTAAAAAGTGCGCGCCCCGATTTACCAGTGATTGTTCTATTCTCAGGCCTTGGCGGAAGCACGATCACTGCTGACGATATCATGGCGCGCGGGGCCCATCTGGTGTTGAGTAAAACTGATGCCTTAGTCCACGTTTTACAGAATTTAACAGATTTGCTTAAGATAGACTCCTAA